In Arthrobacter ramosus, one DNA window encodes the following:
- the xylB gene encoding xylulokinase, translated as MNLVAGVDSSTQSCKVVVLDAENGALVRSGRASHPDGTEVHPDEWWRALSEAFDDAGGLADVSALSVAGQQHGMVLLDRDGNVVRPALLWNDTRSAGSAEDLTAEVGAEDFARRTGLVPVASFTITKIRWIRDHEPESMARVAAVALPHDWLTWRLRGYGPAGSSPLGPDLDELTTDRSDASGTGYWSPLTGRYDLDLFKLAFGQDAREASGGMATAAPGVVVLPRVLGPGETAGRVHPACFGGTGASNASENGILLGVGAGDNAAAALGLGAKPGDVVVSVGTSGTVFAVDSSPGHDASGTVAGFADASGVYLPIAVTLNAARVLSSVAAVLDVDFDELSRLALEAESGSGGVVLVPYFEGERTPNLPHAKASFHGLSIAATTRPNIARAAIEGMLCGLAGGLDALRDQGVRAERLLLIGGAVQNPAVQRIAAQVFDLPVVVPSPGEYVARGAAVQAAWALAGFRPDWPVALDASPEPDFRASIGQNYRKVSARVDTGN; from the coding sequence TTGAACCTGGTAGCCGGGGTTGATTCCTCTACTCAAAGCTGCAAAGTGGTGGTCCTCGACGCGGAAAACGGTGCACTGGTCCGTTCAGGCCGGGCAAGCCACCCGGACGGAACAGAAGTCCATCCGGACGAGTGGTGGCGGGCGCTTTCCGAAGCGTTCGACGACGCCGGCGGCCTCGCCGATGTCAGCGCACTGTCCGTGGCGGGCCAGCAACACGGGATGGTGCTGCTGGACCGCGACGGCAACGTGGTGCGGCCGGCCTTGCTGTGGAACGACACACGCTCGGCCGGCTCCGCGGAAGATCTCACCGCAGAAGTAGGGGCGGAGGACTTCGCCCGGCGGACCGGGCTGGTGCCAGTGGCTTCGTTCACGATCACGAAGATCCGCTGGATCAGGGACCACGAACCAGAAAGCATGGCCAGGGTGGCCGCCGTCGCGCTCCCTCACGACTGGCTCACGTGGCGTCTCCGCGGGTACGGCCCGGCGGGGTCCAGCCCGTTGGGGCCGGACCTGGACGAGCTGACCACTGACCGTTCGGATGCCAGCGGCACCGGCTACTGGAGCCCGTTGACCGGACGCTACGACCTGGACTTGTTCAAACTGGCGTTCGGCCAGGACGCACGGGAAGCCTCGGGCGGGATGGCGACGGCGGCGCCCGGCGTCGTCGTTCTTCCCCGAGTGCTGGGTCCGGGCGAAACCGCAGGCCGCGTGCACCCGGCGTGTTTCGGCGGCACCGGCGCAAGCAACGCTTCCGAGAACGGGATCCTGCTCGGTGTCGGGGCGGGCGACAACGCCGCAGCGGCGCTTGGGCTCGGAGCCAAACCCGGCGACGTCGTCGTGTCCGTGGGAACCAGCGGCACCGTGTTCGCCGTCGACTCTTCACCCGGACATGATGCGAGCGGGACCGTGGCGGGCTTCGCGGATGCGAGCGGGGTGTACTTGCCGATCGCCGTGACGCTGAACGCCGCCCGTGTGCTCAGTTCGGTTGCGGCAGTGCTCGACGTCGACTTTGACGAGCTGTCCCGGCTCGCCCTCGAGGCCGAGTCGGGCTCGGGAGGTGTGGTGCTGGTGCCGTATTTCGAGGGGGAACGGACTCCCAACCTGCCTCATGCGAAGGCTAGTTTCCACGGTCTCAGCATCGCCGCCACGACCCGGCCGAACATCGCACGGGCGGCCATCGAAGGCATGCTGTGCGGACTCGCTGGAGGCCTGGACGCGTTGCGTGACCAGGGTGTTCGTGCGGAGCGATTGCTGTTGATCGGCGGCGCAGTGCAGAATCCTGCCGTGCAACGGATTGCGGCCCAGGTGTTCGACCTGCCTGTGGTGGTTCCGAGTCCAGGCGAATACGTTGCCCGCGGGGCGGCCGTGCAGGCGGCGTGGGCGCTCGCCGGGTTCCGCCCGGACTGGCCCGTGGCCCTGGACGCCTCACCCGAGCCGGACTTCCGGGCTTCGATCGGCCAGAACTACCGGAAGGTAAGTGCTCGCGTTGATACCGGCAACTGA
- a CDS encoding Gfo/Idh/MocA family protein, which translates to MIPATEPLLVRTPLVDSLNQDPVPASGDPVRWGVISTGRIASTVVSDLALLPDAVLQSVSSRTQENAEAFAAEHGFQSAYGDDGGLPGYQRLLRDPAVDVVYVATPHTSHYVVAKAALEAGKHVLCEKPLTINAREAAELVRLAKDRSLFLMEAVWTRFLPSVQRAAEIIASGELGEIRWVQADLGFPAPYNPESRLWRREDGGGALMDVGVYPLTWALFSLEGPQSITATAHLTDGGVDSETALTLSYSSGAQVQAMTSLTAATPQTAIVCGTKGMLRCNAPLFNPSELTIISSSGEQRLEKFTPVGRGYTYQLREVIRCLQQGLLESPTMPLADTLTTMSLLDTARAQAGIRYPTD; encoded by the coding sequence TTGATACCGGCAACTGAACCACTGCTCGTCAGGACACCGCTTGTTGATTCCCTGAACCAGGATCCGGTACCTGCATCGGGCGATCCCGTCCGGTGGGGAGTCATTTCCACCGGACGGATCGCCTCCACCGTCGTCAGCGACCTCGCGCTCCTGCCCGACGCCGTTCTGCAGTCCGTCAGTTCCCGGACCCAGGAAAACGCAGAGGCGTTTGCCGCCGAGCACGGCTTCCAGAGCGCCTACGGTGACGACGGCGGGCTTCCGGGTTACCAGCGTCTGCTCCGGGACCCCGCGGTGGACGTCGTCTATGTGGCAACGCCGCATACGAGCCACTACGTGGTGGCGAAGGCGGCACTCGAAGCTGGGAAGCATGTGTTGTGCGAGAAACCGTTGACCATCAATGCCCGTGAGGCGGCCGAATTGGTCCGGCTGGCGAAGGATAGAAGCCTCTTCCTGATGGAGGCAGTGTGGACCCGGTTCCTGCCCAGCGTGCAACGGGCGGCGGAAATCATCGCATCCGGCGAACTCGGCGAGATCCGGTGGGTGCAGGCTGACCTCGGATTTCCGGCGCCATACAATCCAGAATCCCGGCTGTGGAGGCGCGAAGACGGGGGAGGCGCCCTGATGGATGTGGGTGTCTATCCCCTGACGTGGGCGCTCTTTAGCCTTGAGGGTCCCCAGTCGATCACGGCTACGGCCCATCTCACCGATGGCGGAGTGGATTCCGAGACTGCACTGACGCTGTCCTATTCCTCCGGTGCACAAGTCCAGGCCATGACGTCGTTGACCGCGGCAACCCCGCAAACGGCCATCGTATGCGGCACGAAGGGCATGCTCCGCTGCAACGCACCGCTGTTCAATCCAAGCGAGCTGACCATTATCTCCAGCTCCGGCGAGCAGCGGCTGGAGAAATTCACCCCGGTCGGCCGTGGCTACACATACCAGTTGCGTGAAGTGATCCGCTGCCTGCAGCAGGGCCTTCTCGAGAGCCCCACGATGCCTTTGGCAGATACCTTGACCACCATGTCCCTGCTGGATACGGCGCGTGCCCAAGCGGGAATCAGGTACCCAACGGACTAG
- a CDS encoding ROK family protein yields MNQLLSRVADCDERAVSAVEQAGHYLGIAVASTARVANISAVVLGGHFSVLEQWIAPALRRSLDHHAPGLIPEGNLAFSGLGPTGALRGAAATSVRRILGQAYELIP; encoded by the coding sequence ATGAACCAGTTGCTGAGCCGCGTTGCCGACTGCGATGAGCGGGCCGTGTCCGCGGTGGAACAGGCGGGGCACTACCTCGGAATCGCGGTTGCCTCGACGGCGCGGGTGGCGAACATTTCCGCCGTCGTGCTCGGGGGTCATTTCTCTGTACTTGAGCAATGGATCGCTCCCGCGCTGCGCCGGAGCTTGGACCACCACGCACCAGGACTAATTCCGGAAGGAAACCTGGCCTTCTCCGGACTGGGGCCGACCGGGGCCCTCAGGGGCGCCGCGGCAACCTCAGTCCGGAGAATATTGGGCCAGGCCTACGAACTGATTCCCTGA
- a CDS encoding Gfo/Idh/MocA family protein → MGKPLRVGIIGCGAIIAQYLTNFRRLEAIDLVAVADLDPARAQAVADSYDGVRAVTVDELLAADDVELVLNLTIPAAHAPVALKAIAAGKSVYGEKPLAATTAEARQVLDAAREAGVLVGCAPDTVLGTGIQTARKAIDDGLIGAPISATATMVTPGHERWHPNPDFYYQPGGGPLLDMGPYYVSALVTLLGPVVSVIGAASHTRNARIIGSGPREGEVIPVTIDSHVTGVLVHASGALSTLVMSFDAVKTKSANIEIHGAAGSLVVPDPNHFDGDVELFTLGADSWQTLPVSAGYIDSGRGFGIADLAATPAGAEPRAGGQLAFHALEVMESVLASAHSGSAVSIESTVARPELVELTALAVPVAEVQGISS, encoded by the coding sequence TTGGGCAAGCCGTTAAGAGTAGGAATCATTGGCTGCGGCGCCATCATCGCCCAGTACCTCACAAACTTCCGCCGGCTGGAGGCCATCGACTTGGTGGCCGTGGCCGATCTCGATCCCGCACGCGCGCAAGCGGTGGCAGACTCCTACGACGGCGTCCGCGCGGTGACCGTCGACGAGCTCCTGGCGGCTGACGACGTCGAGCTCGTCCTTAACCTCACCATCCCGGCCGCGCATGCGCCGGTCGCTTTGAAGGCGATCGCCGCCGGCAAGAGTGTGTATGGGGAAAAGCCGCTCGCAGCGACGACCGCCGAGGCACGGCAAGTGCTCGACGCGGCGCGGGAGGCCGGCGTCCTTGTCGGCTGCGCGCCGGATACGGTGCTCGGCACCGGGATCCAGACCGCCCGCAAAGCGATCGACGACGGCCTGATCGGTGCGCCGATCTCGGCCACGGCAACCATGGTGACGCCGGGACACGAGCGCTGGCACCCCAACCCGGATTTCTACTACCAACCCGGCGGCGGACCGCTGCTGGACATGGGCCCCTATTACGTGAGTGCACTCGTCACGCTGCTGGGTCCGGTGGTCTCGGTCATCGGAGCCGCAAGCCACACACGGAACGCGCGCATCATCGGTTCGGGCCCGCGCGAGGGCGAGGTGATTCCGGTGACCATCGATTCGCACGTGACGGGGGTCCTGGTCCATGCCTCCGGCGCCCTGTCCACCCTTGTGATGAGCTTTGATGCGGTGAAAACCAAGTCGGCCAACATCGAGATCCACGGTGCGGCAGGGTCCCTCGTGGTTCCTGACCCGAACCACTTTGACGGCGACGTTGAGCTTTTCACGCTCGGCGCCGACTCCTGGCAGACCCTTCCGGTCTCGGCCGGCTATATCGATTCGGGCCGGGGCTTCGGCATCGCCGATCTCGCCGCAACCCCGGCCGGAGCCGAACCACGTGCTGGCGGCCAATTGGCGTTCCATGCGCTGGAGGTCATGGAATCTGTGTTGGCATCTGCCCACAGCGGCTCAGCGGTGTCGATCGAAAGCACGGTTGCACGGCCGGAACTCGTGGAACTGACCGCGTTGGCAGTCCCGGTTGCGGAGGTTCAGGGAATCAGTTCGTAG